The DNA segment GTAGAAAAAGAAGAATCGAGTTTGTAAATGTTTTTTAACATTAAATCAAAAGCGGGTTTGAGGCTTGAATTGAGATACTTGGGTTTGATGAGTTTTAAGGTATATGAAGGATGTGGTGCTGTATCGATTCCAGCAAATTCACCAAAATACTTTTTGTCATTCGTACTGTATGCCACAGCAATTGCTTGGTCATCATTCACTTTTGTTCTCAAAGAAATATATCCCTCCATATCATGAATTATAAAATCTTGGTTTAAGACCAGTTTTCTGAAAAATCCCACTTCTGATTTGCCTTGTGTTGGATTTATAAGGGTATCGTATGTAGTATCATACAAAGAGGATGGGCTATCCTTTGATGGAAGGTTAATGTATGCTGTTGCATAGATTAAACTTAGTTCGACCATATTTGTTGTACTAATCCAAACGTCAATTTCATTTATTGAATTAGCCATCATTTCAGAAGTTATATTTGGTGGATATGTCTGATGATAATCTTCAAAAATATGTCTGTATATAGTATCAAGGAAAAAATGTGAATCAGAGTAGTCCGCCGCGGAAATTTCAAACGGAAATTCCTGCTCGACTGGAATTGACTGAATAATTTCTTCTTCACAACTGAACGTTATGAAGAGAAGCAAAATTGAAATGCCGATTTTCCCAAAGAGTTTCATACTTTATCAATGTAAGTGTTGTACGATAGTAGCAAAAGCAACAGAATTATCCAAAGACAATTGCTTTGGTAAACTCATCAAAAATGATTATTATTTTATCAAAATCAAGGCAAATTGTAGCTTATCAATGGAAAAAGAACTCAACGAACGTGAACGGGAGATACTCCGCTATGTGGTGTATCGCTTTATTGATTCGGCTGTGCCGGTCGCCTCGCGTTATATTTCCAAACATCATCATTTGAATCTGAGCGCGGCAACAATACGGAACGTGCTTTCGGATTTGGAAGAGTTGGGCTATATCCATCATCCGCATACATCCGCTGGAAGTATTCCGACCGATAAGGGATATCGGTATTTTGTTGATTGGCTGATGGAAATACAACAGGTTACCCCGCGTGAAAAAGGTAATATCCGACGCCAGTTTGACCTGATGATTGAGTCGAACGAAGTTCTCCGTGAGGCGGCGCGGTTGCTTGGGACAATTTCTCATCAACTAAGTGTTGTGTCATCGCTTCATCTAAGCGCTGGTGTGCTTGAACGAATCGAATTAATCTGTATTGCTTCCCATAAAATATTAGTCGTGTTGGAAGTGAAATCGGGAATCATTAAGACAATTACGATGGAAATTCCTGTTGAAATTTCACCCATGCACCTTGCTGATGTCGGTCAGTATCTGAATGAGAAACTTTCCGGCCTGACATTGAAGACTATTCGCGATACGTTCAGCGAGCGAGTGAAAGATTTTGCCAATGATAAATCGGGCATCATTAATCTCATGGTCAATTCGGCGGGGAGAATTTTTGATGATAGCAAGGAACGGGAAAAACTTCACATCGGCGGGACTCAGACACTCATTGAGCAACCGGAGTATGGTGAAAAGGATAACATTCGAACTATCATCGAACTCATTAACGATGAAACGAACCTTGCGGATATTCTGGAACAATCAGACGTGAAGGAAGTACAGCAAGGAGTCGCAGTTGCAATCGGGGAAGAACATGGAAACACAAAGTTGAAAAATTATAGTATCATATTAAAGACGTACACCATCGGTGACGTGCAGGGAACGGTCGGAATTCTCGGACCAAAACGAATGAATTATGCAAGGGTTATTCCGTTGGTCAGTTATATGGCAGAAGAAGTATCATCATCATTAAGTTAACATGGAAGAGAACATCATAGAGGAACAGAACACGCCTGAAGTTTCGGAACCGATTGCTCAGGAACAACCTGAGACAGAGGTTCCCGATAATCGTATGGAAGAATTGGAAAAGACCATCGTGCAATTGAAAGACCAATTGCTCAGGAAAGCGGCAGAGTTTGAGAACTACAAGCGTCGTACAGAAAATGATTATTTGGAACGGGTGAAGTATGCAAACGAAGATTTGATCTACGATTTACTTCCCGTGCTTGATGATTTTGAACGTTCACTTAAACTCAGTCGTGAGAAAAAAGATTTTGATTCATTCTTTCGAGGCGTGGAGCTTATCTATCAAAAATGCCTGAAACTTTTTGCAAAGCAGGGAGTTGAAGCGTACGATGTCATTGGGAAAGAATTTGACCCGCATCTGCATGATGCATTGATGCAATTACCAAAGAGCGATGTTCCGCCTCATACAATTCTCGAAGAAGTAGAGAAGGGATACATGATGCATGGAAAAGTTCTGCGTCATGCAAAAGTT comes from the Ignavibacteriota bacterium genome and includes:
- the hrcA gene encoding heat-inducible transcription repressor HrcA, with the protein product MEKELNEREREILRYVVYRFIDSAVPVASRYISKHHHLNLSAATIRNVLSDLEELGYIHHPHTSAGSIPTDKGYRYFVDWLMEIQQVTPREKGNIRRQFDLMIESNEVLREAARLLGTISHQLSVVSSLHLSAGVLERIELICIASHKILVVLEVKSGIIKTITMEIPVEISPMHLADVGQYLNEKLSGLTLKTIRDTFSERVKDFANDKSGIINLMVNSAGRIFDDSKEREKLHIGGTQTLIEQPEYGEKDNIRTIIELINDETNLADILEQSDVKEVQQGVAVAIGEEHGNTKLKNYSIILKTYTIGDVQGTVGILGPKRMNYARVIPLVSYMAEEVSSSLS
- the grpE gene encoding nucleotide exchange factor GrpE, translating into MEENIIEEQNTPEVSEPIAQEQPETEVPDNRMEELEKTIVQLKDQLLRKAAEFENYKRRTENDYLERVKYANEDLIYDLLPVLDDFERSLKLSREKKDFDSFFRGVELIYQKCLKLFAKQGVEAYDVIGKEFDPHLHDALMQLPKSDVPPHTILEEVEKGYMMHGKVLRHAKVVVSGEVVEEPPQIESVEPATTEGAN